Sequence from the Methanococcoides methylutens genome:
GAATCTTGAAGCGTAATGTATCTGTGATATTTTATGCATGCAAAGCCATCATTAAAATATGATGACCATGCATAATAAATCTGTTAACATTGCTGCAAAGCTAAAAATTCCTAAAACGGCTAATGGCTTAAATATTAAAAGACTTAATAAAGATATATTCTATATCCATTCAATAAAATTTTAACACAAAGGTGCGGACTATGGCAAATTTCATGGACAAATTATTTGGAAGCGGATCAAAGGGTGCAACAGATGCTGACGAATATACCGAGCTTGATCTCGGCAAGTTCGAACAGGAAATGGCAGATGAACCTGCAGAAACCTACATTAGAGTGGCAGAACTTACGAACCTGAATGAGCTTCCAGGTCTTAAGAAAGAGGTCTATGATGGCAATATCCTCATGATCGATATCTCCAATATCAAAGCTGACAAGCTCATGCTTGACAGGGCACTCAAGGACCTGAAGGATGTAGTCATCGATGTGCATGGTGATATTGCAGGTATCAAGGATGATCAGGTACTTGTCACACCAACAGGCGTAAAGATAGACAGGTCAAAGATAGTTGGTGGAAGGTATTGAACACAGAGAACAATTCCGGGGGGGAATCCCGGAATTCTTTTGAAACACGAACATCATGTCCTCTTTGCCATGAGGAGCTTGTTATTAAGTGGAATAACGATGAGATTCCCTATTTCGGGGAAGTAATGTATATTTCGACTACTTGTTCTAACTGCAGCTTCAGGTTCACTGACACTATGATCCTGACCCAAAAAGAACCAGTGCGTTTCGAAATGATGGTAGAGGGCCTGGAAGATCTTAATGCAAGGGTAATTCGTTCCACTTCAGGTACTATCCGCATTCCTGATCTGGGAATTGACGTTGAGCCGGGTTCAGTTTCAGAGTCCTATGTGACAAATATTGAAGGTATCCTGGAAAGGGTCAGAGCTGTTGTCGTGACCGCCACTGAGTGGGTAAAGGATGAACCTGAAGCACATGAACGTGGCTTAGAGCTACAGAAGATGCTCGAAGAAGCTATTCAGGGCGAACTTCCATTAAAGGTAATTATCGAAGATCCTCTTGGGAACAGTGCTATCATTTCTGAAAAAGCTACATCTCGCACTCTTTCTAGTGAAGAGGCAGCTAATCTCCATAGCGGCATGGTGATCTTTGATGTCGATTCTTCCGAGCTGGAAGTCGATTCTTCTGACAAGATCCAGCCTATTGGAAATGAATATAAATGATGCATGTATTAGCTGAGACAATTCTAACTAAATATTCTAATTGAATCATTTTGATCTTATTGGTGACATTATGGCCGAACAAGAAAAAGAAGCAGCGCTTCCTCCAAAAGAGAACTTCAGTGAATGGTATAACGACCTGCTCCAGGTAGCAGAGATCATGGATGTACGTTATCCTGTGAAGGGCTCATACGTATGGTATCCTTTTGGTTTTTCCATTCGCAGGAACGTGTATGGAATAATTCGTGAACTTCTCGACAAGGACCATCAGGAAACGATGTTCCCTCTTTTGATACCTGAAAATGAGTTCATGAAGGAAGCTGAGCACATTAAGGGTTTCGAGGATGAGGTTTACTGGGTATTGAACGGAGGCACAACTCCTCTGGATGTGAAGCTTGCACTTCGTCCTACCAGTGAGACCGCAATTTACCCTATGTACCGTCTCTGGGTTCGCTCACATGCTGATCTTCCATTAAAATTGTATCAGATCGTCAACACTTTCAGATATGAAACAAAGCATACCCGTCCACTTATACGCCTTCGTGAGATCACATCTTTCAAGGAAGCACATACGGTACATGCTACATGGGACGATGCTGCGGCACAGGTGGATGAGGCCATAAGGATCTACTCTGAGTTCTACAGGAGGCTCGCAGTTCCTGTTCTGCCTTCAAAGAGACCTAACTGGGATAAGTTCCCGGGTGCTGATTATACGATCGCAGTGGATGCACTGATGTCTGATGGCAAGACATTGCAGGTTGGAACCGCTCATCATCTGGGTGACAATTTTGCAAAGACCTTCGATATCAAATATGAGGATGCTGCTGGGGAACAGGTCTATGCTCACCAGACCTGCTATGGTGTTTCTGAACGTTGCATTGCTGCTCTGATCTCCATCCATGGTGATGACAAGGGGCTTATCATGCCGCCTGAGGTTGCACCTGTCCAGGCAGTGATTATTCCTATCCTGTTCAAGAAACCTGAAGCTGTTCTGGCTGCATGTAATGATGTAAAGGAAACCCTTGAAGCTGCAGGTGTCCGTGTTACTATCGATGATAGTGACAAGCGTCCTGGCTCCAAGTACTATAAATGGGAAATGAAAGGTGTTCCTTTAAGGATCGAGATCGGTCCTAAGGACCTTGAGAAGGAAGCTGCCATGCTTGTAAGGCGTGATACTGGTGAGAAAGAACAGGTACCTCTTTCATCTATTGCTAATGAAGTGATCGAGAGGTTCGCTGTCATCCAGTTCTCTCTCCTGGAGAATGCAAAAGAGAACCTTAAAGCACGTATATTCGATTGTAATACTATAGAAGAGATAAAAGAGAAGGTCTCTGAAGGTATTGCACATGTCCCTTGGTGTGGCGAGGAGAAATGCGGACTTGAACTGGATGAAGAGGTTGGTGCAGGTATACTTGGAATTCCTACAGATCAGGATGAAGAAGGGAACTATAAGTGTCCTATGTGTGGCAAAGATACCAGTATAAGGGTTTACGTTGCAAAGACCTACTAATATTGTAAATACATGGGAGGGTGATCAATAATGGAATCTCTGATAGCTAATGATAAGAAACCTGAAAAGCCACTTTTCATTTGTGTGCTGGCAAATACTGAAACTGCCTACATTGAAAAGATATCTGCAGCAGGAAAGACTGCCAAACTGACGGACTATACTCCGACAGGGGATGCAGAACTTGTGGAGACCGGTGGCATCATCAGTACTCCGGTGATCCCAATGACCCCTCCGTACAATACTCCGACTCCGGGTCTTATCACACGTGCATCTTTACAGCTTTCAAATGTTCCTCATCTATTCGTTAATTCCGGTTTAAAGATCGCTCCTAAGGTTCCATTTGAGGACCTTAAGGCAAAGCCTGGTGAGGATATCCGTAAGGAGATCGCGGTTCATGATGTTGAGGTTATTATTGAGCGTGCACGTGAGGTGGGTGAGAAAGTACGTGATGATCATGATATGTTCGTGATCGGAGAAAGTACTCCTGCCGGAACCACTACTGCAATGGGCGTACTCAATGCACTTGGGTATGACGGTCATGTGAGCAGCAGTTCTTGCGAGAACCCTGTTGACTTAAAGCAGAAAGTTGTCTGTGAGGCAATGGCTGTATCCGGTATTACAAAAGGATGCCTGAAGTCAGACCCTCTACGGGCGGTTTCCTGTCTTGGCGATCCTATGATGCCTGCAACTGCAGGTCTTGTGGAGGGTCTTAAAGGCAAGCGTGTCATCCTTGCAGGTGGTACTCAGATGGCAGCCGTTTATGCTTTCATGAAACACATGGGTACTGACCTCAGCAACGTTTCCATTGTTACAACCAGTTATGTTGCAGACGATGAAAGCGCTAATTTCACAGAGATCATTGGAGCACTTGGTGCAGATATGCATGCTGTTGATCCCGGATTCGGTCGTTCTTCCCACAAGGGCCTGAGGCAGTATGAGCTTGGGTATGTCAAGGAAGGGGTCGGTGCAGGTGGTGCACTTTACCTTGCAGGCCTTCTGGGTGTATCTGTGGACAGCATTCGTGAAGAGATCGAGAACATTTGTGTCGAGCTTGCTGATCTCATAAATGCAGAATAATTGATAGTATCGTGGTTGTGAATGTATTTCGGTACATTCTAAATCCGATTTATCAGCCCCTCATACCGATACCTATATCATTAATGAGATGTATTTGAGGGTTGCAATCGCAAGGTTGCGGGGCTGTGGCCTAGCCAGGAATGGCGACGGGCTCCAGCGGATAAATGATGAACAACGGGTCTGCTGAGATCTACCCGACGGGGTAGGTCGGTGAGGAACCGTTGGAGCACTGATGTGTGTTCTTTAAGAACATTTACTGTCGTAATGGCAGTGTTCGGAGAGACCCGTCGATCGTGAGTTCGAATCTCACCAGCCCCACGTCCTTTCTTTCTATTTTCTTAATTTTCAAATCGAGTAGCTCTGCATCTTTTGGTTTTCTTTCCATACAAAGCTTTAAATGCTATGTTGTATGTACTAACCGATGTTTCATTGTCGGGATGAGAGTCCCGTAGGAGTGTGGCCGAAGTAACTTTGGCTGAACCGTGAAACTAACGTGAAACAAGGTGAATAAATTGTCAAAATCATTTTATGGATATGTAAGAGACGCATGGAAGAACCCCGGAGATTCATATGTTCGTGATCTCAGGTGGGAAAGACTTCAGGTATGGAGAAAGGAAGGCTCAGTTACAAGGATCGAGCGCCCAACCCGTATCGACCGTGCACGAGCACTTGGTTACAAGGCAAAGCAGGGTATCGTAGTAGCTCGTGTAAAGGTACGAAGGGGTAGCATGAGAAAGTCACGCTACATCCGTGGTAGGCGTACTCAGCACACAGGTAAGAACAAGATAACTGTCGGCAAGAGCATCCAGAGGATCTCTGAAGAGCGTGCAAGCAGGAAATTCCCTAACATGGAAGTACTTAACTCTTACTGGGTTGGCGAAGACGGTAAACAGAAATGGTACGAAGTTATCCTTGTTGACCCAAGCCACCCTGTTATCAAAAGCGACAAGAATCTCAACTGGATCTGTGACAAGGCTCACAGCGGAAGGGCATTCCGTGGAAAGACCAGTGCAGGTCGCAAAGGCAGAGGTATGAGGAGCCGAGGTACTGGTACCGAGAAGACCAGGCCAAGCATCAGATCAAACATCAACAGCAGCAGAAAGTGATTCACTATATCTCTGTGCGTGTAACCGCACATGCTACTGAGGATGAGTCCAGAGTAAGAAATGCTCTGGACCTATTTTTATTAAATTCATTTGACAAAGGCAAATGTACTGATACTGGGAAGTATGTTGAGGTACTTAATGTCGAAGGTTATCATGGTAACCCCATTTCCCTTTTGAGCGCTACCATCAAACGAAAACCCGATACACGTGCTTTTGCAACATTTGTTCGTAGTAACATGTCTCCTGAGGACGTGGAACTGCTTAGAAGTGAAATGCCTGACAGGCTGGATGAAGACCAGATGTTCCACTTAAGGTTCGATAAGCAGGCGGCATATGATGGCAAGGTAAAACTTTCCTCTTCTTCTGATGCTATTATTGTGAAGTTGAAGATCGAAACATACCCAAAGGACCGCCAGCAGGCTGGAAATATCGTGGAGGAATTATTTGGCTGATCCTGTGTTCTATGATCTTTGTGTTCATTGCGCACCAGATGGCAAAAGTACTCAGGAAGAAATGGTTGCAATGGCAAAACATCTGGGTTTTGGTGGCATTGCACTAACTAATCATTCAAATTCTGATTCCCTTCCAAAAGGCAGTTCAGACAAAGGCTTTGATATTTTAAGAGGCGTCGAGCTGGTCTCCTCCAATCCTTCAAAGCTTCATGGGCTTGTGGGAAAATATCGCAAAAAAGTGGAGATACTTGCTGTACATGGCGGCGATGATGGAATAAATCGTGCAGCGGTGGAAAATCCAAATGTGGATATACTTTTACATCCCGGCACTCCAAAGGGCTGTGGATTGAACCATGTGCTTGCAAAGTCTGCAAGTGATAATAATGTCGCAATTGCATTCGATATGGCTTCCCTGATAATGTTACGCGGAGGCCGGCGCGTGCACACTCTTTCCCATTTTAGGGAGGTCCTGTCACTTGCAAGGAAATATGATGTTCCTTTCTTGCTTACGAATAATGCATCATTATCTTATGGTATGCGTGCTCCGCGAGAGATGATGGCTCTGGCAACACTTTTTGGAATGGAGCGCGACGAGACCTTAATGGCTTTGAGCGATACTCCGGCAGAGATCATTAGGCGAGTTCGTCGTGGTAATAACTTCATCTGCGAAGGTGTGGAGATACTTGAAGATGATCTTTCATGTATGGAAGGTGAGGATAAATGAAGATACTTCCTCCCACACAGCGTACTAATAAAAGGTACTTTGCTTTTGAACTTATAGGTGGGGCTGGTGTGGATCGGAGTGACCTCCTTCGCGAAATATTTTCGTGTGCAGGGTCGCTTATCGGTGATCAGGGGTCAAGTGAATGTGATATAAGGTTACTTGATTTTGAGGATTCCAAAGGCGTTGTACGTTGCCTCAGGGAAAGGACTGATATGACACGTGCAGTTCTTGCTTCTGTGAGTTCAGTCAATGGTAAACCAGTTATTGTTCATGTTCTGGGTATATCGGGTACTGTTCATGGGGCAACAAAAAAGTATTTAGAAGAATGCACGGTATATAGTCCTGAAGAAAAACCATGAACATCCATTTATAGAATAATTTAAATAAGTTATAAGTGAACTAGGTGAATGTGCAGAAACTCTATTCATACGTTTTTTAGCATCACGAAAGTAAATATTAGGAGATAAAAGATCATGCAAATGGCACCACAAATGGGTTATGATAGAGCAATTACTGTTTTTAGTCCTGATGGAAGGCTTTTCCAGGTAGAATATGCAAGGGAGGCTGTCAAGAGAGGTACTACGGCAGCTGGCATAAAAGCAAAGGACGGTGTGGTTCTGTTGGTAGATAAGAGGATCACAAGCAGATTGATAGAGGCAGAGTCAATTGAGAAGATCTTCCAGATAGATGAGCACATAGGTGTTGCAACATCAGGCCTTGTTGCAGATGCACGTGCACTTGTAGACCGCGCAAGGGTCGAAGCTCAGGTCAATATGGTCACATATGACGAGCCTATAGGTGTAGAGGTCCTTTCCAAGAAGATCTGCGACCATAAGCAGACCTATACTCAATATGGCGGAGTTCGCCCGTACGGTACCGCTCTTTTGATAGCAGGCGTTGATGACAACAAACCAAGGTTATTCGAAAGTGATCCAAGCGGCGCACTTCTTGAGTACAAGGCAACTGCTATTGGAGCAGGCAGGAATACCTTCATGGAAACCTTCGAGGAAAAACACCGCGATGACATGACCATGGATGAAGTTGTTATGCTTGGAATGGAAGCACTTTACAGAGCAACAGATATGAAACTGGATGCATCCACACTTGAAGTGGGTATGGTAACTCTTGAAGACCACCAGTTCAGAAAATGTCCTGAAGAAGAGGTCGCATCCTTTGTGGAACGCATTCTTGAAGAGCACAAAGAAGACGACGAAAAGGAAGAGTCAGAGGGACAGCAGGAAGAGTAATGTATTTTCAGCATTGCTAAGTAAACAGGAGGGAGTAGAGTATGGTATCACTTGATGAATCATTGGTTGCAAGGTTAAAGAAAGGCAGCGTACAGTATGAAGTACTTGTGGATCCTGATGGAGCATTGGAGTTCAAGAAAGGTGGCAAGGTAAAGATCGAGGATATTCTTGCAGTTGAGGCCATCTTTGAGGATGCTGGCAAAGGATACCACGCGTCTGAGTCCGATCTGTCCAATGCATTCGAGACCACTGATGTGTTCGAGATCGCAGCACATATTATAAAGCACGGTGAACTTCAGCTTACTAAAGAGCAGAGAAAACACATTCTTGAAGAAAAGACCAAGCAGGTAATTTCCACTATTGCACAGAATGCGATAAATCCACAGACAAGGACTCCTCATCCACCGGCACGTATCGAGAAGGCTATGGAAGAGGCAAAGGTCCACATTGACCCATTGAAAAGCGTCGATGAACAGGTCACCATTGTGATGAAGGCAATCAGGCCAATTATACCAATTCGCTTTGAAGAAGTGGAGGTAGAGGTCAAGATTCCTGCAGACTATGCTGGTAAATCATATGGGGATATTGCAAAGTTCGGCACTATGCTCAAAGATAGGTGGGAGAATGATGGATCATGGGTTGCTGTGGTCAAGATGCCTGCCGGATTGCAGAATGATTTTTACGGTCTTGTAAACCATCTGACAAAAGGGGACGCTGAAACCAAACTTTTGTAAGAGGTAAATTCATGGATCGGAAAATCGTAATCCCCGGACAACTCCTTTCTGATAAGGAGAAAACGGCGGGACCGGGAACATATGTAAAGGACGGCAAGGTCTATTCCTTGCTTTATGGAATTGCAAACGTCAAGAACAAAGTTTCAGTTGTACCTTTTTCAGGAAAGTATTATCCTTCACGCAAGGATTTCATAATCGGTACTGTAATTGATGTAACTCCTTCGAATTGGATAATGGAAACTGGTTCTCCTTATGACGGATTGCTTCATGTTTCCGAATATCCAAAGCGCGTAGATTCCTCAGAAATGAGGGGATGTATGAGCATCGGGGATTGCGTAATTGTTCGTGTAAAAGATGTCAGCAAGTCCATGAAAGTGGAACTTACCATGCGTGAGCCTGGTACGAGAGTGCTGACAAAAGGTCGTATCATCGATGTTGCACCTGCAAAGGTCCCTCGTGTGATCGGTCATAGTGGTTCCATGGTCTCGATCCTTAAGAAGGAGTCGAACTGTGATGTGTTCGTAGGAAAGAACGGCCGTATCTGGATCAACGGAAGATCCGGTGATATGGATCATCTGGCGGATGCTATTGAAATGATCGAACGTGAATCTCATATATCCGGTTTGACGGATAAAGTGGGCAGGTTCCTGAGAAATGAACCGGAAAAGGTTGCGGAGTCGGATGCGGATGAGCTGATAGAGGAAGAAAGGTCAACTCTGCCCGCAAAAGAAGACAACGTTACAGAAGAAACCTGTCGTAAGGTCGATGCCCTTCTTGATGATGAAGTGGATGAGGCATGAACAGGACCTGCTGAACTATGGGAGAAAAGAGATGAAATTGGAGATTGAATATGAGTGATAAACCGGAAAAATTTATTGATGAAAACGGGATTCGCCTTGATGGTAGGCGTGTTGATGAGATTCGCCCCATGACTGTTGAGATGGGCGTACTCTCAAGGGCAGATGGTTCATGTTATCTTGAATGGGGTAATAATAAGGTTCTTGCTGCAGTTTATGGCCCAAGGGAACTTCACCCACGCAGGCTTCAGCGCCCAGGTGAGGCGCTTGTAAGGTACAGGTACAATATGGCAGCATTCTCTGTTGAGGACCGCA
This genomic interval carries:
- a CDS encoding cell division protein SepF, with protein sequence MANFMDKLFGSGSKGATDADEYTELDLGKFEQEMADEPAETYIRVAELTNLNELPGLKKEVYDGNILMIDISNIKADKLMLDRALKDLKDVVIDVHGDIAGIKDDQVLVTPTGVKIDRSKIVGGRY
- a CDS encoding ZPR1 zinc finger domain-containing protein, whose amino-acid sequence is MNTENNSGGESRNSFETRTSCPLCHEELVIKWNNDEIPYFGEVMYISTTCSNCSFRFTDTMILTQKEPVRFEMMVEGLEDLNARVIRSTSGTIRIPDLGIDVEPGSVSESYVTNIEGILERVRAVVVTATEWVKDEPEAHERGLELQKMLEEAIQGELPLKVIIEDPLGNSAIISEKATSRTLSSEEAANLHSGMVIFDVDSSELEVDSSDKIQPIGNEYK
- the proS gene encoding proline--tRNA ligase translates to MAEQEKEAALPPKENFSEWYNDLLQVAEIMDVRYPVKGSYVWYPFGFSIRRNVYGIIRELLDKDHQETMFPLLIPENEFMKEAEHIKGFEDEVYWVLNGGTTPLDVKLALRPTSETAIYPMYRLWVRSHADLPLKLYQIVNTFRYETKHTRPLIRLREITSFKEAHTVHATWDDAAAQVDEAIRIYSEFYRRLAVPVLPSKRPNWDKFPGADYTIAVDALMSDGKTLQVGTAHHLGDNFAKTFDIKYEDAAGEQVYAHQTCYGVSERCIAALISIHGDDKGLIMPPEVAPVQAVIIPILFKKPEAVLAACNDVKETLEAAGVRVTIDDSDKRPGSKYYKWEMKGVPLRIEIGPKDLEKEAAMLVRRDTGEKEQVPLSSIANEVIERFAVIQFSLLENAKENLKARIFDCNTIEEIKEKVSEGIAHVPWCGEEKCGLELDEEVGAGILGIPTDQDEEGNYKCPMCGKDTSIRVYVAKTY
- the cobT gene encoding nicotinate mononucleotide-dependent phosphoribosyltransferase CobT encodes the protein MESLIANDKKPEKPLFICVLANTETAYIEKISAAGKTAKLTDYTPTGDAELVETGGIISTPVIPMTPPYNTPTPGLITRASLQLSNVPHLFVNSGLKIAPKVPFEDLKAKPGEDIRKEIAVHDVEVIIERAREVGEKVRDDHDMFVIGESTPAGTTTAMGVLNALGYDGHVSSSSCENPVDLKQKVVCEAMAVSGITKGCLKSDPLRAVSCLGDPMMPATAGLVEGLKGKRVILAGGTQMAAVYAFMKHMGTDLSNVSIVTTSYVADDESANFTEIIGALGADMHAVDPGFGRSSHKGLRQYELGYVKEGVGAGGALYLAGLLGVSVDSIREEIENICVELADLINAE
- a CDS encoding 50S ribosomal protein L15e, with the protein product MSKSFYGYVRDAWKNPGDSYVRDLRWERLQVWRKEGSVTRIERPTRIDRARALGYKAKQGIVVARVKVRRGSMRKSRYIRGRRTQHTGKNKITVGKSIQRISEERASRKFPNMEVLNSYWVGEDGKQKWYEVILVDPSHPVIKSDKNLNWICDKAHSGRAFRGKTSAGRKGRGMRSRGTGTEKTRPSIRSNINSSRK
- a CDS encoding RNA-binding protein; the encoded protein is MIHYISVRVTAHATEDESRVRNALDLFLLNSFDKGKCTDTGKYVEVLNVEGYHGNPISLLSATIKRKPDTRAFATFVRSNMSPEDVELLRSEMPDRLDEDQMFHLRFDKQAAYDGKVKLSSSSDAIIVKLKIETYPKDRQQAGNIVEELFG
- the rnp3 gene encoding ribonuclease P protein component 3 — its product is MADPVFYDLCVHCAPDGKSTQEEMVAMAKHLGFGGIALTNHSNSDSLPKGSSDKGFDILRGVELVSSNPSKLHGLVGKYRKKVEILAVHGGDDGINRAAVENPNVDILLHPGTPKGCGLNHVLAKSASDNNVAIAFDMASLIMLRGGRRVHTLSHFREVLSLARKYDVPFLLTNNASLSYGMRAPREMMALATLFGMERDETLMALSDTPAEIIRRVRRGNNFICEGVEILEDDLSCMEGEDK
- a CDS encoding Rpp14/Pop5 family protein, which produces MKILPPTQRTNKRYFAFELIGGAGVDRSDLLREIFSCAGSLIGDQGSSECDIRLLDFEDSKGVVRCLRERTDMTRAVLASVSSVNGKPVIVHVLGISGTVHGATKKYLEECTVYSPEEKP
- the psmA gene encoding archaeal proteasome endopeptidase complex subunit alpha yields the protein MQMAPQMGYDRAITVFSPDGRLFQVEYAREAVKRGTTAAGIKAKDGVVLLVDKRITSRLIEAESIEKIFQIDEHIGVATSGLVADARALVDRARVEAQVNMVTYDEPIGVEVLSKKICDHKQTYTQYGGVRPYGTALLIAGVDDNKPRLFESDPSGALLEYKATAIGAGRNTFMETFEEKHRDDMTMDEVVMLGMEALYRATDMKLDASTLEVGMVTLEDHQFRKCPEEEVASFVERILEEHKEDDEKEESEGQQEE
- a CDS encoding ribosome assembly factor SBDS; translated protein: MVSLDESLVARLKKGSVQYEVLVDPDGALEFKKGGKVKIEDILAVEAIFEDAGKGYHASESDLSNAFETTDVFEIAAHIIKHGELQLTKEQRKHILEEKTKQVISTIAQNAINPQTRTPHPPARIEKAMEEAKVHIDPLKSVDEQVTIVMKAIRPIIPIRFEEVEVEVKIPADYAGKSYGDIAKFGTMLKDRWENDGSWVAVVKMPAGLQNDFYGLVNHLTKGDAETKLL
- the rrp4 gene encoding exosome complex RNA-binding protein Rrp4 codes for the protein MDRKIVIPGQLLSDKEKTAGPGTYVKDGKVYSLLYGIANVKNKVSVVPFSGKYYPSRKDFIIGTVIDVTPSNWIMETGSPYDGLLHVSEYPKRVDSSEMRGCMSIGDCVIVRVKDVSKSMKVELTMREPGTRVLTKGRIIDVAPAKVPRVIGHSGSMVSILKKESNCDVFVGKNGRIWINGRSGDMDHLADAIEMIERESHISGLTDKVGRFLRNEPEKVAESDADELIEEERSTLPAKEDNVTEETCRKVDALLDDEVDEA